Proteins found in one Lycium ferocissimum isolate CSIRO_LF1 chromosome 6, AGI_CSIRO_Lferr_CH_V1, whole genome shotgun sequence genomic segment:
- the LOC132061230 gene encoding uncharacterized protein LOC132061230: MTDFEQEGDDGTLRYQGRLCAPNVDRLRERIMAKVHRSRYSIHPGATKMYHVLKEVYWWNDTKKNVADYGLSVQIVSKSRFLVYIGKPFHKKLGTNVNLSTVFHPQTDGQAECTIQILEDMLRECVQDFKYNWDDHLPRIKFAYNNSCLPIPR, from the exons ATGACGGATTTTGAACAAGagggagatgatggtactttGAGGTACCAAGGCAGATTATGTGCTCCAAATGTAGATAGACTTAGAGAAAGAATTATGGCAAAGGTACACAGATCACGatattctatccatccaggcgctacaaaaatgtaccatgtcCTTAAGGaggtttattggtggaatgacacGAAGAAGAACGTGGCGGATTATGGgctaagtgtccaaattgtcagcaa ATCGAGGTTTCTAGTTTACATTGGGAAGCCTTTTCACAAGAAATTGGGTACCAATGTGAATCTCAGTACTGtttttcaccctcagacagatggccagGCAGAATGCACTATTCAaattcttgaggatatgttgagagaaTGTGTCCaagattttaaatataattgggatgatcacttgcctcgcATTAAAttcgcttataataatagttgtCTGCCAATACCAAGATAG